A part of Candidatus Methanoperedens sp. genomic DNA contains:
- a CDS encoding bifunctional hexulose-6-phosphate synthase/ribonuclease regulator encodes MRPILQVALDVLETERAIQIAKEAVEGGADWIEAGTPLIKSEGMDAIRQLKAAFPGHVILADMKTVDTGAMEIEMAAKAGADIIILLGNSDNSTIQDAARAARKYGVKLMADLISSEDPAQRAKELVELGIDYINIHVGIDQQMMGEDPVRILKKLKLSVPVAVAGGLDAQSAADAILSGAGIVIVGGNIVRSSSVTASARAIRQSIDAPHISIEPEKSLHEKTIELLKRVSTPNISDAMHRKGAMKNIHSICPGIKMVGRAVTVQTFEGDWAKTVEAIDIAEEGDVIVIYNGSPHVAPWGELATLSCINKGIAGVVIDGAVRDVDDIRCLNFPVFAVSIVPNAGEPKGLGEINAEIQCGGQTVKPGDLIAGDDCGVVVIPKERGYEIARRAIEVEKNESRIRHEIKMGKTLSEVLQLEKWEKR; translated from the coding sequence ATAAGACCTATACTTCAGGTCGCGCTTGATGTTTTAGAGACAGAGCGTGCCATCCAGATCGCTAAAGAGGCAGTGGAAGGGGGAGCTGACTGGATAGAAGCAGGTACGCCTTTGATCAAGAGCGAAGGCATGGATGCGATCAGACAGCTCAAAGCGGCATTCCCGGGACATGTCATCCTCGCGGACATGAAAACCGTTGACACAGGCGCTATGGAGATAGAGATGGCAGCAAAAGCAGGTGCGGATATCATCATACTTCTTGGAAATTCGGATAACTCAACAATTCAGGATGCTGCCAGAGCGGCACGAAAATATGGTGTAAAGCTCATGGCCGACCTGATCTCTTCAGAGGACCCGGCACAAAGGGCCAAAGAATTAGTAGAGCTTGGCATCGATTACATCAATATCCATGTCGGCATTGACCAGCAGATGATGGGAGAAGACCCTGTCAGGATACTGAAAAAACTCAAGCTCAGTGTGCCTGTCGCGGTGGCGGGGGGTCTTGACGCGCAAAGTGCCGCTGATGCGATATTATCAGGTGCTGGCATTGTTATCGTGGGAGGAAATATCGTTCGCTCATCCAGTGTAACGGCTTCAGCGAGAGCTATCCGGCAGAGTATTGATGCCCCGCATATCTCTATAGAACCTGAAAAATCCTTGCACGAGAAAACGATCGAGCTGCTCAAACGAGTTTCTACGCCCAACATATCTGATGCCATGCACAGGAAAGGTGCTATGAAAAACATCCATTCCATTTGTCCGGGCATTAAGATGGTGGGAAGGGCTGTCACGGTACAGACCTTTGAAGGGGACTGGGCAAAGACCGTGGAGGCAATCGATATTGCAGAAGAGGGGGACGTTATCGTAATCTATAACGGCAGCCCACACGTCGCCCCATGGGGAGAGCTGGCGACCTTAAGCTGCATAAATAAAGGCATTGCAGGAGTGGTAATCGATGGTGCGGTCAGGGACGTGGATGACATAAGGTGCCTTAACTTTCCTGTTTTTGCGGTCTCCATAGTGCCGAACGCGGGGGAACCCAAAGGATTAGGAGAGATCAATGCCGAAATACAATGCGGAGGACAGACAGTTAAACCCGGTGATCTGATCGCTGGGGATGATTGCGGCGTTGTGGTCATACCTAAAGAAAGGGGATACGAGATCGCAAGGCGTGCGATCGAAGTGGAAAAAAACGAGAGCAGAATCCGCCATGAGATCAAGATGGGAAAGACGCTTTCCGAGGTATTACAGCTTGAAAAATGGGAGAAAAGATAA
- a CDS encoding ABC transporter ATP-binding protein → MKAGEIDIISIENLSKTFGTNIVLRNINLRIERGEFLTIFGPNGAGKTTLIKIISTLVNPTYGRVVIDGIDIKENPIEIRKKIGVISHDTFLYHELTAAENLRFFGKMYGTSDIEARINDLIKQVGLSYRRNDRVRTFSRGMKQRLSIARALIHDPPVLLLDEPYTGLDQHASATFDRILSGTNANDKTRVLISHDIERGISLCDRAVILTDGHIVHEMSKSEIRDLLQCRAIYERYVAERT, encoded by the coding sequence GTGAAAGCAGGAGAAATCGATATAATATCCATTGAGAACCTTTCAAAGACATTCGGCACCAACATTGTTCTGAGAAATATCAATCTTCGCATTGAAAGAGGTGAATTCCTGACGATCTTTGGCCCCAACGGCGCCGGAAAAACCACCCTCATCAAAATAATCTCCACCCTGGTAAATCCCACCTATGGCAGAGTCGTTATAGATGGGATCGATATCAAAGAAAATCCCATCGAGATCAGAAAAAAGATAGGGGTCATCTCTCACGATACCTTCCTGTACCATGAACTGACAGCGGCCGAGAACCTGCGCTTCTTCGGGAAGATGTACGGCACATCGGATATAGAGGCTCGAATAAACGACCTGATAAAACAGGTCGGATTGAGCTACAGGAGAAATGACAGGGTGAGGACTTTTTCAAGGGGTATGAAACAGCGCCTTTCGATCGCAAGAGCTTTGATCCACGATCCACCGGTGCTTTTGCTCGATGAACCTTACACAGGGCTGGATCAGCATGCCAGCGCCACTTTTGACAGGATACTTTCAGGGACGAACGCAAATGACAAGACACGAGTTCTTATTTCTCATGACATCGAACGAGGGATCTCATTGTGCGACAGGGCTGTCATCCTTACTGATGGTCATATTGTCCATGAAATGAGCAAGAGTGAGATCCGCGACCTCCTGCAGTGCAGGGCAATATACGAAAGATACGTGGCGGAGCGCACATGA
- a CDS encoding heme exporter protein CcmB gives MKFLEIARKDLKAEFRTKQMLNSMMIFALLVIVIFSFAFGSEASIYIKDINKKVVDLLAPGILWIAFTFAGMLGLSRSFAGEKEEGCLDGLKLCPVERSEIYNGKVISNAVLMFLMVVITIPVFAVLFSYDILNISGLVLVVILGTLGFIFVGTLLSALAVNTRTREILLPVILFPVLLPVILSAVTATGIMLAKGEISEITGELQILAAYDIIFFIVAQLVFEYTIED, from the coding sequence ATGAAGTTCCTTGAGATAGCCAGAAAGGACCTTAAAGCAGAGTTCCGCACCAAGCAGATGCTCAATTCAATGATGATATTCGCGCTGCTCGTCATTGTTATATTCAGTTTCGCTTTCGGGAGCGAGGCTTCCATATATATCAAGGACATTAATAAGAAAGTAGTGGATTTACTTGCCCCGGGAATTCTCTGGATAGCATTCACTTTTGCTGGGATGCTTGGTCTTTCAAGGTCATTCGCGGGTGAAAAGGAAGAAGGGTGCCTTGATGGTCTTAAGCTGTGCCCCGTGGAAAGGAGTGAGATATATAACGGCAAAGTGATCTCCAATGCGGTCCTAATGTTTTTGATGGTGGTCATAACAATACCTGTTTTTGCAGTGCTTTTCAGTTATGATATCTTGAATATCTCAGGTCTGGTACTGGTAGTGATCCTGGGGACTCTCGGATTCATCTTCGTGGGAACGCTTCTCTCCGCACTTGCCGTCAATACAAGGACGCGGGAGATCCTGCTTCCTGTGATTCTTTTCCCGGTTCTCCTTCCTGTTATACTCTCGGCCGTGACCGCAACAGGGATCATGCTGGCAAAAGGTGAAATTTCCGAAATAACCGGCGAGTTGCAGATCCTTGCTGCGTATGATATAATTTTTTTTATTGTGGCACAGCTTGTATTTGAATATACGATCGAAGACTGA
- a CDS encoding cytochrome c biogenesis protein — MLKKILFSLTVVLILVSIYLVFFVAPIPINPGQAVGDKNNFKIFYFHLPIAISSYLGFAIVFISSILYLRGKQQKWDIIALSAAEVGVIFAFLTLASGSVWAKSAWGDYWVTWDVRLNTSLVLFLIYLSYLTIRQAVEEPEKRARLSAVFGIVGFIGVPLSFLSIRLWTRGTMHPVAELDYTTFGPLMMTLIVNFAAFFLLTASLIVLRVDNEKIKEKGNELKRVKGL; from the coding sequence ATGCTAAAGAAAATACTTTTTTCCCTTACCGTTGTATTGATACTTGTTTCCATATATCTGGTTTTTTTTGTTGCTCCTATTCCGATCAATCCTGGACAGGCAGTCGGAGACAAGAACAACTTCAAAATATTCTATTTCCATCTCCCGATAGCAATATCCTCATATCTTGGTTTTGCGATCGTGTTCATTTCAAGCATCTTATATCTTCGCGGCAAGCAACAGAAATGGGACATAATTGCCTTGTCGGCTGCTGAAGTCGGAGTGATATTCGCTTTTTTAACTCTTGCCAGCGGATCTGTATGGGCAAAGTCCGCATGGGGAGATTACTGGGTGACATGGGATGTGAGGCTCAACACTTCACTCGTACTGTTCCTGATATACCTCTCTTACCTGACGATCCGCCAGGCTGTTGAGGAACCTGAGAAAAGGGCGAGGCTATCAGCCGTTTTTGGAATAGTTGGTTTTATTGGCGTACCTCTGAGTTTCCTGTCCATAAGATTATGGACAAGAGGCACGATGCATCCCGTTGCAGAACTGGATTATACCACGTTCGGACCTCTGATGATGACATTAATTGTGAATTTTGCGGCATTTTTCCTGCTCACTGCATCCCTCATCGTCCTCAGGGTTGACAATGAGAAGATAAAAGAAAAGGGAAATGAATTAAAAAGAGTGAAAGGTCTATAA
- a CDS encoding 30S ribosomal protein S3ae, with protein MAVTKTEGWKAKNWYNMVAPDMFGKANIGETVADVPEKLMGRVIEVTLGELTNDMSKQNIKLLLKVDRVGGDSAYTKFTGHQLTQDYLRSLVKRQTSSIESNISVKTKDDYTIRVKPSCFTIKRARANQIKAIRLIMNNVIISRAKELDLAQFVQEIVTGKLSANIYHDVKPIYPLRRVEVRKTEIEAEPVAS; from the coding sequence TTGGCAGTTACAAAAACAGAAGGCTGGAAAGCTAAAAATTGGTACAACATGGTCGCACCCGACATGTTCGGAAAAGCAAACATCGGAGAAACAGTAGCAGATGTGCCTGAGAAATTAATGGGAAGGGTCATCGAGGTAACCCTTGGGGAATTGACCAACGATATGTCAAAGCAGAACATCAAACTGCTTCTGAAAGTGGACCGCGTCGGCGGAGACTCGGCATATACAAAATTCACAGGGCATCAGCTTACGCAGGATTACCTGCGCTCACTTGTAAAAAGACAGACATCGAGCATAGAATCAAACATTTCAGTGAAGACCAAGGATGATTATACCATAAGAGTCAAACCTTCATGCTTCACCATAAAAAGGGCGCGAGCTAATCAGATAAAAGCCATCCGCTTGATAATGAATAATGTCATAATCTCAAGAGCGAAAGAACTGGATCTGGCTCAGTTCGTCCAGGAAATCGTTACAGGGAAGCTCTCTGCTAATATTTATCATGACGTTAAGCCGATATATCCCCTCAGAAGAGTCGAGGTCAGGAAGACAGAAATAGAGGCTGAACCTGTAGCCTCATAA